Proteins co-encoded in one Halococcoides cellulosivorans genomic window:
- a CDS encoding DUF389 domain-containing protein, with amino-acid sequence MCPGVSLSEKCENKYEQVGLDTSYLVLMTMSGVLAGVALLTNSIPILIGAMVIAPVLTPLELVSAGLAANRLHRARFGVSVAVVGLLAATAGAIVTTLGLNLTGVLPPAENLIGKPLLEERITAGWFSVVAAAAAGIAAGVTTDKDRQDTLVGVVAALALVPAAAAGGITLLSQAPARASGGLLLLLLNAGMVVVTGTVTLWLGARGDRKADTAK; translated from the coding sequence ATGTGTCCTGGAGTCTCACTGAGCGAAAAGTGCGAGAACAAGTACGAACAGGTCGGCCTCGATACGTCGTATCTTGTTTTGATGACGATGTCTGGTGTGCTTGCTGGCGTGGCACTCCTCACCAACTCGATTCCAATCCTCATCGGCGCGATGGTCATCGCCCCGGTGTTGACGCCGTTGGAACTCGTCTCGGCTGGCCTCGCTGCCAACCGGTTGCATCGAGCCAGATTCGGGGTCTCGGTCGCAGTCGTCGGTCTGTTGGCTGCGACTGCGGGGGCTATCGTGACGACGCTGGGTCTGAACCTGACGGGCGTGCTCCCACCGGCGGAGAACCTCATCGGTAAACCACTCCTCGAAGAACGCATTACGGCTGGCTGGTTCAGCGTCGTTGCTGCTGCCGCGGCGGGCATCGCGGCGGGGGTCACGACCGACAAAGATCGACAAGACACGCTCGTCGGCGTCGTCGCGGCCCTCGCACTCGTCCCAGCCGCAGCTGCCGGGGGCATCACATTACTGTCACAGGCGCCTGCGAGAGCCAGTGGCGGCCTGCTTTTGCTCCTCCTCAATGCAGGCATGGTCGTGGTCACTGGGACGGTGACACTCTGGCTCGGCGCTCGTGGTGATCGGAAAGCAGACACGGCGAAGTGA
- a CDS encoding riboflavin synthase — MFTGIVETKGEVLGIDDDEGGRRLTIDAPFDVSEGQSIAVEGVCLTVETFDADSFTVFLAAETLDRTFFGEVSVGDPVNLERAMPADGRFDGHVVQGHVDGTAEITGIESVGEDWTYSIAIPEDLGQYVVEKGSIAVDGISLTVASEAGETGLEERGGDTATHEVDIAIIPETHAVTSLSAKSVGDPVHLEVDVIAKYVENMLAGESGSNREAWAERLAEQ; from the coding sequence ATGTTTACCGGAATCGTGGAAACCAAGGGTGAGGTGCTGGGGATCGACGACGACGAGGGTGGTCGCCGCCTGACCATCGACGCGCCGTTCGACGTGAGCGAGGGCCAGTCGATCGCCGTCGAGGGCGTCTGTCTCACCGTCGAGACGTTCGACGCCGACAGTTTCACCGTCTTTCTCGCGGCCGAGACGCTCGATCGGACCTTCTTCGGGGAGGTGTCGGTCGGCGATCCGGTCAATCTGGAGCGCGCGATGCCCGCCGACGGCCGGTTCGACGGTCACGTCGTCCAGGGCCACGTCGACGGGACGGCCGAAATCACCGGTATCGAGTCGGTCGGTGAGGACTGGACCTACTCGATCGCGATTCCCGAGGATCTGGGCCAGTACGTCGTCGAGAAAGGGTCGATCGCGGTCGACGGCATCAGTTTGACCGTTGCCAGCGAGGCCGGTGAAACCGGCCTCGAAGAACGTGGCGGTGACACCGCCACGCACGAGGTCGACATCGCGATCATCCCCGAAACGCACGCGGTGACGAGTCTCTCCGCAAAGTCGGTCGGCGATCCGGTCCACCTGGAGGTCGACGTGATCGCCAAATACGTCGAGAACATGCTCGCGGGCGAGTCGGGATCGAACCGCGAGGCCTGGGCCGAGCGACTGGCCGAGCAGTAG
- a CDS encoding DUF7533 family protein, translated as MAQGIVAMIGRAGALVLIAPVIVLALDAAVRGDWGLSVTFAGVAALMFGLGEIITRPSDLPGELVDRVVGAIVKKD; from the coding sequence ATGGCCCAGGGGATCGTGGCGATGATCGGGCGCGCGGGGGCGCTCGTCCTGATCGCGCCGGTGATCGTGCTCGCACTCGACGCCGCCGTGCGTGGGGACTGGGGGCTGAGCGTCACGTTCGCCGGCGTCGCGGCGCTCATGTTCGGCCTGGGTGAGATTATTACTCGTCCGAGTGACCTGCCCGGCGAACTCGTGGATCGCGTCGTCGGTGCGATCGTGAAAAAAGACTAG
- a CDS encoding helix-turn-helix transcriptional regulator, with protein MSPRAIALLLVVVSVAVIGGVATGATSPIETHQTIEIALQSDGDARWQITTTLTLRNETDRVAFEQVADRYEDGRIESQGLQSARTAADMAAASTGREMAIDEVEYRAEHGGDAGELTVAFTWENFARVEDDAIHIGDAFATDDRWLAELGANQTLIVDPPSGYGPTDWPYGVENGQSRIEGPHSFESGALSGTFVGGVGVGALGWVPALVLVFVVVLGLGWWLYTRRPEDDEPVPSPDPDDEPAPDPDLLSDEERVEALLDRNGGRMKQAAIVEETGWSNAKVSQLLSEMAENDRIDKLRIGRENLISFPDEGFED; from the coding sequence ATGTCGCCTCGGGCGATTGCCCTCCTCTTGGTGGTGGTCTCCGTCGCCGTGATCGGCGGTGTCGCGACCGGCGCGACCAGTCCGATCGAAACCCACCAGACCATCGAGATCGCCCTCCAGAGCGACGGTGACGCCCGCTGGCAGATCACGACCACGCTCACGCTCCGCAACGAGACCGATCGGGTCGCTTTCGAGCAGGTCGCAGATCGATACGAGGACGGCCGAATCGAATCCCAGGGCCTCCAGTCCGCCCGGACCGCCGCCGACATGGCCGCCGCATCGACCGGCCGGGAGATGGCGATCGACGAGGTCGAGTACCGCGCCGAGCATGGCGGCGACGCGGGCGAACTCACGGTCGCGTTCACCTGGGAGAACTTCGCGCGCGTCGAGGACGACGCGATCCACATCGGTGACGCGTTCGCGACTGACGATCGCTGGCTCGCTGAACTCGGCGCGAATCAGACGCTGATCGTCGACCCGCCCTCTGGGTACGGCCCGACAGACTGGCCCTACGGCGTCGAGAACGGCCAATCGCGGATCGAGGGCCCCCACAGCTTCGAGTCCGGCGCGCTGTCGGGGACGTTCGTCGGCGGCGTCGGCGTCGGCGCGCTCGGGTGGGTGCCCGCGCTCGTGCTCGTCTTCGTCGTCGTGCTCGGCCTGGGGTGGTGGCTCTACACGCGCCGCCCCGAGGACGACGAACCCGTGCCATCGCCCGATCCGGACGACGAGCCAGCGCCGGATCCCGACCTGCTCAGCGACGAAGAGCGCGTGGAGGCGCTGCTCGACCGCAACGGCGGGCGGATGAAGCAGGCCGCGATCGTCGAGGAGACCGGCTGGTCGAACGCCAAAGTCTCCCAACTTCTCTCGGAGATGGCCGAGAACGATCGGATCGACAAACTTCGCATCGGCCGGGAGAACCTCATCTCGTTCCCGGACGAGGGCTTCGAGGACTAG
- a CDS encoding DUF7096 domain-containing protein, with translation MESRVLALVVVLGVVSVAGAAGVAATDVGAVGIDEGRSGVAAPGADLGTAAHGDADQLRSELAVAALETRLDRADADAERRAAVEAAVGRLQTRLDRYRTDRQRAGAEFAAGDRSADSLALALARVDGDATRLRAERAAIQALAATRSDLSLSNGLESELSSRSQIEGEALSLEGPVRERVRTDAVSGERTAVVLAASEDGVAASTIESGSYRREVTRWNDYVPSGTNQFRESNGGPVSAAYDLAKSEYYATAYQMAIESGSNNPSILTYGGSIYRVTFPFDGGRVRAFVDGNTTAPFRELQRRSVADLDERTVATHEGDDLTVTVNETDAGGPVAIDVTADGDPVDAAVTIENTTIGQTGSDGRRWVVDPAGKTRVTVRATGDRTVEFALGGASRDTASESQGVADPTATLSS, from the coding sequence ATGGAATCGCGAGTCCTCGCGCTTGTGGTCGTCCTCGGCGTCGTCAGCGTCGCCGGCGCCGCGGGCGTCGCCGCGACGGACGTCGGCGCGGTCGGGATCGACGAGGGACGATCGGGTGTCGCCGCACCGGGGGCCGACCTCGGGACCGCGGCCCACGGCGATGCCGATCAGTTGCGATCGGAGCTCGCGGTCGCCGCACTGGAGACCCGTCTCGACCGGGCGGACGCGGACGCCGAGCGCCGGGCCGCCGTCGAGGCGGCGGTCGGGCGACTCCAGACCCGCCTCGATCGGTATCGGACCGACCGCCAGCGCGCGGGCGCGGAGTTCGCTGCCGGCGATCGATCGGCCGACTCACTCGCGCTCGCGCTCGCACGCGTCGACGGTGACGCCACCCGTCTGCGCGCCGAGCGCGCGGCGATTCAGGCCCTGGCTGCGACCCGGAGTGACCTCTCGTTGAGCAATGGCCTCGAATCGGAGCTATCGAGCCGATCACAGATCGAGGGCGAGGCGCTCTCACTCGAAGGCCCGGTCCGCGAGCGCGTCCGGACGGACGCGGTCTCGGGCGAGCGAACGGCAGTCGTACTCGCCGCCAGCGAGGACGGTGTGGCCGCGAGCACGATCGAATCGGGCTCCTACCGCCGCGAGGTGACCCGCTGGAACGACTACGTCCCCAGCGGAACCAACCAGTTCCGAGAGTCCAACGGCGGGCCCGTGAGCGCCGCCTACGACCTGGCGAAATCGGAGTACTACGCCACCGCCTATCAGATGGCGATCGAGAGCGGATCGAACAACCCGAGCATCCTCACCTACGGCGGGTCGATCTACCGGGTGACGTTCCCGTTCGACGGCGGACGCGTCCGGGCGTTCGTCGACGGCAACACCACCGCACCGTTCCGTGAACTCCAGCGCCGCTCGGTCGCCGACCTCGACGAACGGACGGTCGCGACCCACGAAGGCGACGATCTCACGGTGACGGTCAACGAGACCGACGCGGGCGGGCCCGTCGCGATCGACGTCACCGCCGACGGCGACCCGGTGGATGCGGCCGTCACGATCGAGAACACCACGATCGGACAGACCGGATCGGACGGCCGCCGCTGGGTGGTCGACCCCGCGGGCAAGACGCGGGTCACGGTCAGGGCCACGGGCGATCGCACGGTCGAGTTCGCTCTCGGCGGGGCGTCCCGTGACACCGCCAGTGAGTCGCAGGGCGTCGCGGACCCCACCGCGACGCTTTCCTCGTAG
- a CDS encoding type IV pilin has product MDRATSPVVGSVVLIVLTVVLAGSVAAAFGSVSTPAEPRYASIDGSVDADTDQINLIHRRGDPLDVDDLDLRLSVDGEPVTHQPDVPFNGTVGFTGAPEGPFNAASADRVWRAGDRAGFELGNNTAIDAGDTVTVTISHEGYHVATVETTAT; this is encoded by the coding sequence ATGGATCGGGCGACCAGTCCCGTCGTCGGCAGCGTCGTGCTGATCGTCCTCACGGTCGTCCTCGCGGGATCGGTCGCCGCCGCGTTCGGGTCAGTCTCGACGCCCGCAGAGCCGAGGTACGCGAGTATCGATGGGTCGGTCGACGCCGACACCGATCAGATCAACCTCATCCACCGTCGGGGCGACCCACTCGACGTCGACGACCTCGATCTGCGCCTGTCGGTCGACGGTGAGCCAGTGACCCACCAGCCCGACGTTCCGTTCAACGGCACCGTCGGATTCACCGGTGCGCCCGAGGGGCCGTTCAACGCCGCCAGTGCAGATCGCGTCTGGCGAGCGGGCGACCGGGCCGGATTCGAACTGGGAAACAACACCGCGATCGACGCTGGCGATACCGTCACCGTCACTATCTCCCACGAGGGCTATCACGTCGCGACCGTCGAGACGACGGCCACCTGA
- a CDS encoding methyltransferase domain-containing protein, with protein MGLLEDKARARTFYRFLSTIYDRINPYVWTEAMRADALAELDFEAEDRVLDVGCGTGFGTAGLLDHVETVHALDQSAHQLEHAYEKFGRRGPVQFSRGDAERLPYAADSFDVVWSSGSIEYWPDPVAALEEFRRVTRPGGQVLVVGPNAPSSRVLRKLADAIMFFYDEREADRMFEAAGFEAIEHVTMGPSYRPNVAITTVARVPDE; from the coding sequence ATGGGACTCCTCGAAGACAAGGCGCGGGCGCGGACGTTCTATCGGTTTCTCTCGACGATCTACGACCGGATCAACCCGTACGTCTGGACCGAAGCGATGCGCGCGGACGCACTCGCGGAACTCGACTTCGAGGCCGAGGATCGCGTCCTCGACGTGGGCTGTGGGACGGGCTTCGGGACGGCGGGCCTGCTCGACCACGTCGAGACGGTCCATGCGCTCGATCAGAGCGCCCACCAGCTCGAACACGCCTACGAGAAGTTCGGGCGGCGCGGCCCGGTGCAGTTCTCCCGGGGCGACGCCGAACGGCTGCCGTATGCGGCGGACAGCTTCGACGTGGTCTGGTCGTCGGGGTCGATCGAGTACTGGCCCGACCCCGTCGCCGCGCTCGAAGAGTTTCGACGGGTGACACGACCGGGCGGACAGGTGCTCGTCGTCGGGCCGAACGCCCCCTCCTCGCGGGTGCTCCGCAAACTCGCGGACGCGATCATGTTCTTTTACGACGAGCGCGAGGCCGACCGGATGTTCGAGGCCGCGGGGTTCGAGGCGATCGAACACGTCACGATGGGGCCATCCTACCGCCCGAACGTCGCGATCACGACCGTCGCGCGCGTGCCCGACGAGTAA
- a CDS encoding V-type ATP synthase subunit H, translated as MPRPEVLERIKAVENEADEILADADDEADAIVAEAREAAETIVAEAQEEADEAADERLAAAREDIEAEREEIVAAGEQRRERLVEQAEQNEDEAVAFVIERFEEAVNAQA; from the coding sequence ATGCCACGCCCGGAGGTACTCGAACGCATCAAGGCGGTCGAGAACGAGGCCGACGAGATTCTCGCGGACGCCGACGACGAGGCCGACGCGATCGTTGCCGAGGCCCGGGAAGCGGCCGAGACGATCGTTGCCGAGGCCCAGGAGGAGGCCGACGAAGCGGCCGACGAGCGTCTCGCGGCGGCTCGCGAGGACATCGAGGCCGAGCGCGAGGAGATCGTCGCGGCGGGCGAACAGCGCCGCGAGCGCCTCGTCGAGCAGGCCGAACAGAACGAAGACGAGGCGGTCGCGTTCGTCATCGAGCGCTTCGAGGAGGCCGTGAATGCTCAGGCCTGA
- a CDS encoding V-type ATP synthase subunit I: MLRPERMSRVSVVGSRAVLPDVIETVHDLEMLHLSEYDDAIEGFDPGSPLEGADDAAQKLVTVRALLSTLEVDPEAVGPARIEPDRLDDRLEEIRTEANALDDRREELEQRRRDLQAEYEQAAQFVDLGIDLDLLGGYDTLSVAVGAGDPDAIEGSLAESDAVEAFEVFAGEETVGMFASLAEGELSDVLVGVAFEPIPIPDGEADPETFLQQRRHELRQIESELRTVESKLERLALDVGGELLAAEEYLAVEVDKREAPLSFATTERAFVAEGWLPTEELDRFEEVLRTAVGDRISIDELERAAYDEGHPVEPAPTADAEADGDVEVRADGGVTALGDPNPPVVQDNPSIAQPFEPFVTAVGVPNYDELDPTILLLLTFPAFFGFMIGDLGYGLIYAAIGAIMLQRFERPAMRSMGGVALWAGGFTALFGVLYGELFGTHLVTAVLWDGLLGMDASPLHKGFIPVHSDWALLWLVGSLLAGLAHLTVAYAVGFVDDLTHGVWAAITENASWLAMLVGTWAWIFSFHGGSFKPDFMVGETAVLNGHPFPLGFAGLPAIVGIVGIALFVVGLALLAMGEPIELVEFLDVFVNVISYVRLMAVLLAKAGMAFVVNLIVFGVGAEGDPQNWHFLIGESPAEFTSHYASGEILFGGLTNMGIAPLLVGIVILVVGHAVVLVLGVISGGLQAVRLEYVEFFGKFYAGNGRAYEPFGAEADGDRASN, encoded by the coding sequence ATGCTCAGGCCTGAGCGGATGAGTCGGGTCTCGGTGGTGGGGTCGCGGGCCGTCCTCCCGGACGTGATCGAGACGGTCCACGACCTCGAAATGCTCCATCTCTCGGAGTACGACGACGCCATCGAGGGGTTCGACCCGGGGTCGCCCCTGGAGGGGGCCGACGACGCCGCCCAGAAACTCGTCACCGTGCGCGCACTCCTGAGCACGCTGGAAGTCGACCCCGAGGCCGTCGGGCCCGCGCGGATCGAGCCCGACCGTCTCGACGATCGCCTCGAAGAGATCCGCACCGAGGCCAACGCACTCGACGACCGTCGCGAGGAGCTCGAACAGCGCCGGCGCGATCTGCAAGCCGAGTACGAACAGGCCGCCCAGTTCGTCGATCTCGGCATCGATCTGGACTTGCTCGGTGGGTACGACACCCTCTCGGTCGCCGTCGGGGCTGGCGATCCGGACGCGATCGAGGGGAGCCTGGCGGAATCGGACGCCGTCGAGGCCTTCGAGGTGTTCGCCGGCGAGGAGACCGTCGGCATGTTCGCGTCGCTCGCGGAGGGCGAGTTGAGCGACGTCCTCGTCGGCGTCGCGTTCGAACCGATCCCGATCCCCGACGGCGAGGCCGACCCCGAAACCTTCCTCCAGCAGCGACGCCACGAACTCCGACAGATCGAGTCCGAACTCCGGACCGTCGAGTCGAAACTCGAACGGCTCGCGCTCGACGTCGGCGGCGAACTGCTCGCCGCCGAGGAGTACCTCGCCGTCGAAGTGGACAAACGCGAAGCGCCGCTCTCCTTTGCGACGACCGAGCGGGCGTTCGTCGCTGAGGGGTGGCTGCCGACCGAGGAACTCGACCGGTTCGAAGAGGTGCTCCGGACCGCCGTCGGTGATCGGATCTCGATCGACGAACTCGAACGCGCCGCCTACGACGAGGGCCACCCCGTCGAACCCGCGCCCACGGCCGACGCCGAAGCGGACGGCGACGTCGAAGTGCGGGCCGACGGCGGCGTGACCGCGCTGGGTGATCCCAACCCGCCGGTCGTCCAGGACAACCCCTCGATCGCCCAGCCGTTCGAGCCGTTCGTCACGGCGGTCGGGGTCCCGAACTACGACGAACTCGACCCGACGATCTTGCTGTTGTTGACGTTCCCCGCGTTCTTCGGGTTCATGATCGGGGACCTGGGCTACGGGCTGATCTACGCCGCGATCGGAGCGATCATGCTCCAGCGATTCGAGCGGCCCGCCATGCGATCGATGGGTGGGGTCGCGCTCTGGGCTGGTGGGTTCACCGCGCTGTTCGGCGTGCTGTACGGCGAACTGTTCGGCACCCATCTGGTGACGGCCGTCCTCTGGGACGGCCTGCTCGGGATGGACGCGTCACCGCTGCACAAGGGCTTCATCCCCGTGCACAGCGACTGGGCGCTGCTCTGGCTGGTCGGGAGCCTCCTGGCTGGGCTCGCGCACCTCACCGTCGCGTACGCCGTCGGGTTCGTCGACGATTTGACCCACGGCGTCTGGGCCGCGATCACGGAGAACGCCTCCTGGCTCGCGATGCTCGTCGGGACCTGGGCGTGGATCTTCAGCTTCCACGGCGGGAGTTTCAAGCCCGATTTCATGGTCGGTGAGACCGCCGTCCTCAACGGCCATCCGTTCCCCCTGGGCTTTGCGGGCCTGCCTGCGATCGTCGGCATCGTCGGGATCGCACTGTTCGTCGTCGGGTTGGCCCTGCTCGCGATGGGCGAGCCGATCGAACTCGTCGAATTCCTCGACGTGTTCGTCAACGTCATCTCCTACGTCCGGTTGATGGCCGTCCTGCTCGCGAAAGCCGGAATGGCGTTCGTGGTGAACCTGATCGTCTTCGGCGTCGGAGCGGAAGGCGACCCACAGAACTGGCATTTCCTCATCGGGGAGTCCCCAGCCGAGTTCACCAGCCACTACGCGAGCGGTGAGATTCTGTTCGGCGGGCTGACCAACATGGGCATCGCCCCGCTGTTGGTCGGGATCGTCATCCTCGTCGTCGGCCACGCCGTCGTACTCGTTTTGGGTGTCATCAGCGGCGGCCTGCAGGCCGTGCGTCTCGAATACGTGGAGTTCTTCGGAAAGTTCTACGCCGGCAACGGGCGGGCGTACGAACCGTTCGGCGCCGAGGCCGACGGCGATCGCGCCTCGAACTGA
- a CDS encoding anti-sigma factor domain-containing protein — protein MTEPHTADDDAQRRRTTRRGFLGSAGALVATAGLGGTAVTASAATGAMNAVAYDLSMLPALDQGHYEGWAIFDGGSEKLSTGTFSAGEEYVFEVDRDLSEAEKIVVTIEPDEDPSPDPSGVVVLAGSLSDGTADLSFPVSFEDASGSYILATPTNGGDSNERSGIWFLDPSGPSASLDLPDLSGANWTYEGWVVHGGMPLSTGRFDHPAMADDAAPYSGDQDGPPFPGEDFLQNAPSEMAFPTDLADGSSKAVISVEPDIDGTDPTGPAPFQVKPLAGPIPGDATDHTSYDLDVPDPKAPSGMATLYEDAAAARGTSDGMNAVAYDLSMLPELDQGHYEGWAIFDGGATKLSTGTFSKGEEYVFEVDRDLSEAEKIVVTIEPDEDPSPDPSGVVVLAGSLSDGTADLSFPVSFEDASGSYILATPTNGGDSNERSGIWFLDPSGPSASLDLPDLSEANWTYEGWVVHGGMPLSTGRFDHPAMADDSAPYSGDQDGPPFPGEDFLWGAPEGLEFPTDLADGSSKAVISVEPDIDGTDPTGPAPFQVKPLAAPIPGDATDHTSYDLNAPDPKTPDGTATLYADAAAARAPETSTLSLDLSMLPELSEGHYEGWAIFDGGSEKLSTGTFSAAGSTVFEVDRDLSAAEKIVVTIEPSDDPSPDPSGVVVLAGALEDGIADLSFPVNFEDASGSYILATPTNGGDSNERSGIWFLDPAGGPSASLDLPDLSEANWTYEGWVVHGGMPLSTGRFDHPAMADDAAPYSGDQGAPPFPGEDFLQNAPDGLEFPTDLADGSSKAVISVEPDIDGTDPTGPAPFQVKPLAGPIPGDATDHTSYELGVPDPKTPSGTARVRTGDLDPVADTVPQDIDGDGLHEDLNGNGRLDFVDVNTFYQHSDEAVLSDHETAYDFSEDGTVDMQDVMALFEMV, from the coding sequence ATGACTGAACCACACACTGCGGACGACGACGCACAGCGGCGACGAACCACGCGGCGGGGCTTTCTCGGATCGGCGGGGGCGCTGGTCGCGACAGCGGGCCTGGGCGGGACGGCCGTGACGGCGAGTGCGGCGACCGGCGCGATGAACGCGGTCGCCTACGACCTCTCGATGCTGCCCGCACTCGATCAGGGTCATTACGAGGGGTGGGCGATCTTCGACGGCGGGTCGGAGAAACTCTCGACGGGGACGTTCTCGGCCGGCGAGGAGTACGTCTTCGAGGTCGACCGTGACCTCTCGGAGGCCGAGAAGATCGTCGTGACGATCGAACCCGACGAGGACCCGAGCCCCGACCCGAGCGGTGTGGTCGTCCTCGCGGGATCGCTGTCGGACGGGACGGCCGACCTGTCCTTCCCCGTCTCGTTCGAGGATGCGAGCGGGAGTTACATCCTGGCGACGCCGACGAACGGTGGCGACTCGAACGAGCGGTCGGGCATCTGGTTCCTCGATCCGTCGGGGCCCTCCGCATCGCTCGACCTGCCCGATCTGAGCGGTGCGAACTGGACGTACGAGGGCTGGGTCGTCCACGGCGGCATGCCGCTCTCGACGGGCCGGTTCGACCACCCGGCGATGGCCGACGACGCGGCGCCGTACTCGGGCGATCAGGACGGCCCGCCGTTCCCCGGGGAGGACTTCCTGCAGAACGCGCCCAGCGAGATGGCGTTCCCGACCGACCTCGCGGACGGCTCCTCGAAGGCGGTGATCTCGGTCGAACCCGACATCGACGGGACCGATCCGACCGGCCCGGCCCCGTTTCAGGTGAAACCGCTGGCGGGCCCGATTCCCGGCGACGCGACCGATCACACGAGCTACGATCTCGACGTGCCGGATCCGAAAGCGCCGTCGGGCATGGCGACACTGTACGAGGACGCTGCGGCGGCCCGCGGGACGAGCGACGGGATGAACGCGGTCGCCTACGACCTCTCGATGCTGCCCGAACTCGATCAGGGTCATTACGAGGGGTGGGCGATCTTCGACGGCGGCGCGACGAAGCTGTCGACGGGGACGTTCTCGAAGGGTGAGGAGTACGTCTTCGAGGTGGATCGCGACCTCTCGGAGGCCGAGAAGATCGTCGTGACGATCGAACCCGACGAGGACCCGAGCCCCGACCCGAGCGGTGTGGTCGTCCTCGCGGGATCGCTGTCGGACGGCACGGCCGACCTGTCCTTCCCCGTTTCGTTCGAGGATGCGAGCGGAAGCTACATCCTGGCGACGCCGACGAACGGTGGCGACTCGAACGAGCGGTCGGGCATCTGGTTCCTCGATCCGTCGGGGCCCTCCGCATCGCTCGACCTGCCCGATCTGAGCGAGGCGAACTGGACGTACGAGGGCTGGGTCGTCCACGGCGGCATGCCGCTCTCGACCGGTCGATTCGACCACCCGGCGATGGCCGACGATAGCGCACCGTACTCGGGCGATCAGGACGGGCCGCCGTTCCCCGGGGAGGACTTCCTCTGGGGTGCACCCGAGGGTCTCGAATTCCCGACCGACCTGGCCGACGGCTCGTCAAAAGCGGTGATCTCGGTCGAACCCGACATCGACGGGACGGATCCGACCGGCCCGGCCCCGTTCCAGGTCAAGCCGCTGGCCGCGCCGATCCCCGGCGACGCGACCGATCACACGAGTTACGACCTGAACGCCCCCGATCCGAAGACGCCCGACGGCACCGCAACGCTGTACGCGGACGCCGCGGCCGCTCGCGCGCCCGAGACCTCGACGCTCTCGCTCGACCTGTCGATGCTGCCCGAACTGTCGGAGGGTCACTACGAGGGGTGGGCGATCTTCGACGGCGGGAGTGAGAAACTCTCGACCGGGACGTTCAGCGCGGCCGGATCGACGGTCTTCGAGGTCGACCGTGACCTCTCGGCAGCCGAGAAGATCGTCGTGACGATCGAACCGAGCGACGATCCGAGCCCCGACCCGAGCGGCGTGGTCGTGCTCGCGGGCGCCCTCGAAGACGGTATCGCGGACCTGTCCTTCCCGGTGAACTTCGAGGATGCGAGCGGGAGCTATATCCTGGCGACGCCGACGAACGGCGGCGACTCGAACGAGCGGTCGGGCATCTGGTTCCTCGATCCCGCGGGTGGCCCCTCCGCATCGCTCGACCTCCCGGATCTGAGCGAGGCGAACTGGACGTACGAGGGCTGGGTCGTCCACGGCGGCATGCCGCTCTCGACGGGCCGGTTCGACCACCCGGCGATGGCCGACGACGCGGCCCCGTACTCGGGCGATCAGGGCGCGCCGCCGTTCCCGGGCGAGGACTTCCTCCAGAACGCCCCCGACGGGCTCGAATTCCCGACCGACCTCGCGGACGGCTCCTCGAAAGCGGTGATCTCGGTCGAACCCGACATCGACGGGACGGATCCGACCGGCCCGGCCCCGTTCCAGGTGAAACCGCTGGCGGGCCCGATTCCCGGCGACGCGACCGATCACACGAGCTACGAGTTGGGCGTGCCCGATCCCAAAACGCCGTCGGGGACGGCCCGCGTCCGGACTGGCGACCTCGATCCCGTCGCGGACACTGTTCCGCAGGACATCGACGGTGACGGTCTCCACGAGGACCTCAACGGGAACGGCCGCCTCGACTTCGTCGACGTGAACACGTTCTACCAACACTCCGACGAGGCGGTGCTCTCCGATCACGAGACGGCTTACGACTTCTCGGAAGACGGCACGGTCGACATGCAGGACGTGATGGCGCTGTTCGAGATGGTCTGA